From the genome of Candidatus Binatus sp., one region includes:
- the trpB gene encoding tryptophan synthase subunit beta, which yields MQNVPDSRGHFGQFGGKYVAETLMPALFELESAYKQARRDPKFRDELEQRSREFVGRPTPLYLCENLTARLGGAKIYLKREDLCHTGAHKVNNTLGQALLAVRMNKSRISAETGAGQHGVATATMAALFRRECEVFMGSIDVERQSLNVFRMKLLGAKVTPVEGGSKSLKDAMNEALRDWIATVRNTYYLIGTTAGPHPYPMIVRDFQSVIGREARRQILKHEGRMPDVLVACVNGGSNAIGLFYPFIKDKAVRMIGVEAAGLGISGPHHAATITTGSVGVLHGNKTYLLQDELGQIRETHSIAAGLDYPGVGPEHSWLKDVGRAEYTSVTDAEALDALKTLSETEGIIPALESAHAVAHAIKLAPQLAKEQIMIVNLSGRGDKDMQTVAKAFGVTV from the coding sequence ATGCAAAACGTTCCCGATAGCCGCGGCCATTTCGGTCAGTTCGGCGGAAAGTACGTTGCGGAAACCCTGATGCCGGCGCTGTTCGAGCTCGAGAGCGCCTACAAGCAGGCGCGCCGCGATCCAAAATTCCGCGACGAGCTGGAGCAGCGCTCACGGGAGTTCGTGGGACGCCCGACGCCGCTCTACTTGTGCGAGAATCTCACGGCGCGGCTCGGCGGCGCGAAAATTTATTTGAAGCGCGAGGACCTTTGCCACACCGGCGCGCACAAGGTGAACAACACTCTGGGACAGGCTCTGCTGGCGGTGCGCATGAACAAGTCGCGCATCTCCGCCGAGACCGGCGCGGGACAGCACGGCGTCGCCACCGCGACGATGGCGGCGCTGTTTCGCCGCGAATGCGAAGTCTTCATGGGTTCGATCGACGTCGAGCGTCAATCGCTGAACGTCTTTCGGATGAAACTGCTCGGCGCGAAGGTCACTCCCGTCGAGGGCGGCAGCAAGAGCCTGAAGGACGCGATGAACGAGGCGTTGCGCGATTGGATCGCGACGGTGCGCAACACTTACTATCTGATCGGCACCACCGCGGGACCGCATCCGTACCCGATGATCGTGCGTGACTTCCAGTCGGTCATCGGGCGTGAAGCGCGCCGCCAGATTCTCAAACACGAAGGGCGTATGCCCGACGTGCTGGTCGCGTGCGTCAACGGCGGCTCGAACGCGATTGGACTTTTCTATCCGTTCATCAAAGACAAGGCTGTGCGGATGATCGGGGTCGAGGCTGCCGGGCTGGGCATCAGCGGACCGCATCATGCGGCCACGATCACGACGGGCAGCGTCGGCGTTCTGCACGGCAACAAGACTTACCTGCTGCAGGACGAGCTCGGACAGATTCGCGAGACGCATTCGATCGCCGCCGGACTGGACTATCCGGGCGTCGGGCCCGAGCATTCGTGGCTGAAGGATGTGGGCCGCGCCGAATACACTTCGGTTACCGACGCCGAGGCGCTCGACGCTCTGAAGACGCTGTCGGAGACCGAGGGAATCATTCCGGCGCTCGAGAGCGCTCATGCGGTGGCGCACGCAATCAAGCTGGCGCCGCAACTGGCGAAGGAACAAATCATGATCGTGAATCTGTCGGGGCGCGGCGACAAGGACATGCAGACGGTCGCCAAGGCGTTCGGGGTGACGGTGTAG
- the trpA gene encoding tryptophan synthase subunit alpha has translation MASAGRIKRKFRELRARGEAALIPFIVAGDPDMDTTRRLVLELEARGADLIELGVPFSDPMADGPANQRALARGLGAGASLAAILSMVSELRAQTQIPIILFGYFNPIFHYGCERLCADAARAGIDGILTVDLPPEEAGELKRPARANGLDIIYLLAPTTPLDRSRAIARSASGFLYYVSVTGVTGARAHLDSGIAEHMRELRSVTDLPIGVGFGISTPAQAGEVATMADAVVVGSAISLLIEAHIKSGDAVAAVGGLVGAMKDAMKSARGGERAPGLGDCDG, from the coding sequence ATGGCATCGGCGGGCAGAATCAAACGTAAGTTTCGGGAGCTGCGCGCGCGCGGCGAGGCGGCGTTAATCCCGTTCATCGTTGCCGGCGACCCCGATATGGATACCACGCGCAGGCTGGTGCTCGAACTCGAGGCTCGCGGCGCCGACTTGATCGAGCTGGGCGTGCCGTTTTCCGATCCGATGGCCGACGGACCTGCCAACCAGCGCGCGCTGGCGCGCGGACTCGGCGCGGGCGCGTCGTTGGCGGCGATTCTCTCGATGGTGAGCGAGCTTCGGGCCCAGACGCAGATTCCGATTATCCTGTTCGGGTACTTCAACCCGATCTTTCACTACGGATGCGAGCGGTTGTGCGCGGACGCGGCGCGGGCGGGAATCGACGGGATACTTACGGTCGATCTGCCGCCCGAGGAAGCCGGCGAGCTCAAGCGGCCCGCGCGCGCCAATGGTCTCGACATCATCTACCTGCTCGCACCGACGACGCCGCTGGACAGGAGCCGCGCGATCGCGCGCTCGGCCAGCGGCTTTCTCTATTATGTATCGGTGACGGGAGTGACCGGCGCGCGGGCGCATCTCGACTCCGGCATTGCAGAACATATGCGCGAGCTGCGCAGCGTCACCGATCTGCCAATCGGCGTCGGCTTCGGCATCTCGACCCCCGCGCAGGCCGGCGAGGTCGCGACCATGGCGGATGCGGTCGTTGTCGGCAGTGCGATTTCCCTGCTGATCGAGGCGCACATCAAGTCCGGCGACGCGGTGGCGGCGGTGGGCGGACTGGTCGGCGCAATGAAGGATGCGATGAAGTCGGCGCGCGGCGGCGAGCGCGCGCCCGGATTGGGGGACTGCGATGGCTGA